A genomic stretch from Parus major isolate Abel chromosome 28, Parus_major1.1, whole genome shotgun sequence includes:
- the C28H19orf44 gene encoding uncharacterized protein C19orf44 homolog: protein MDPGARWGLQSGRPVPAAVNLLAIGWRLRRCRGANEWAGYWARTRPRAAHSGPARPGPETPPPPPRAGRTRCRALRPCPAPSRPPCPVHLCLVPSRMAAISRAPAGRGQGHSHSARGDLTVVDIELENAGRTPSHHGRFLKVCDGNASGIQRCQMPGSPVWAGSSRVAQSTPGSASHTRLSSVLNKVAQLESKIMGRKKHLELQTTDSGPKPLAEECTSSASEHEGGARGKKYRKNYGTNSGNGTRRDACSEDEESIQSPKRNVMVKQQLNLDSDEEEMRELMKSSLGFSSGNGNQEVLESDAQCGRKSKTPVPSGRAPPRCKEVSPAELPQASSIHNKDSEKSVVGRVNSPAPLPASRNLSGHTMRSRLLSPSIKDNTVKIALPKAGYTKQIQESLESDRSDIKSLDELFSKGADAEDLTSSSLKHVRLNILSLDDLAPDPSSKAAELKQKGKDIWFTRESNKYMKKDALLVEEDQPALKMTSAVTVVSDSSGEEVEKCISEAEICEHLSGVSSDFPPRKQDYLNQNERTLNFEYSEDFERSLSTTDREFVEGHSESCSRSGVCPSSASSSWATQEQHNRRHQVTVTETAVQTIEPPFTYCWAKANPSAVLTPSVGTSYIDPVPIASHVISMDAVEALTAYSPSVLVLHALCKQHVMLTQQFVENVHHLHTSLVESLEHEKFHYHTLEEAKEYIKNHKSPPLTIEQALEEIRRAQEK, encoded by the exons ATGGACCCCGGTGCACGCTGGGGCTTGCAGTCGGGGCGTCCAGTGCCGGCGGCTGTAAACCTGCTTGCGATTGGCTGGCGGCTCCGTCGCTGCCGCGGAGCCAATGAGTGGGCGGGATACTGGGCCAGGACACGGCCGCGTGCCGCCCACTCTGgtccggcccggcccggcccggagACGCCTCCGCCGCCTCCTCGGGCCGGGCGGACTCGATGCCGTGCTCTCCGACCTTGTCCCGCCCCGTCCCGGCCGCCTTGCCCCGTTCATCTCTGTCTCGTCCCCTCCCGGATGGCCGCGATCTCTCGGGCACCCGCGGGCCGAGGGCAG GGCCACAGCCACAGCGCCCGCGGTGACCTCACCGTGGTGGACATAGAGCTGGAGAACGCTGGAAGAACTCCGTCCCACCACGGCAGATTCCTGAAAGTATGCGATGGAAACGCTTCAGGGATCCAACGGTGCCAGATGCCAGGAAGCCCCgtgtgggcagggagcagccgTGTAGCGCAGAGCACTCCGGGCAGCGCCTCCCACACGCGGTTAAGCTCAGTCCTGAATAAAGTGGCGCAActagaaagcaaaattatgGGCCGAAAAAAGCACCTGGAATTGCAGACCACCGACTCGGGCCCGAAGCCTTTGGCTGAGGAGTGCACCTCATCTGCTTCTGAGCATGAAGGCGGTGCCAGGGGCAAGAAGTACCGAAAGAATTACGGTACCAACAGTGGGAATGGGACCCGCAGGGATGCCTGTTCTGAGGACGAGGAAAGCATTCAAAGCCCTAAAAGGAATGTTATGGTTAAACAACAGCTTAATCTGGATAGCGATGAAGAGGAAATGAGAGAATTGATGAAGAGCTCTTTGGGGTTTTCTAGTGGAAATGGGAATCAGGAAGTTCTGGAAAGTGATGCTCAGTGCGGTAGAAAG AGCAAGACTCCAGTTCCATCAGGAAGGGCTCCTCCACGTTGCAAGGAGGTTTCACCAGCAGAGTTACCTCAAGCATCTTCTATTCACAACAAAGACTCAGAGAAAAGTGTGGTTGGTAGAGTTAATTCACCAGCACCTTTACCCGCCAGCAGAAACCTGTCAGGACATACCATGAGATCTCGATTGCTTTCGCCTTCCATAAAAGACAACACCGTAAAGATCGCTCTGCCTAAAGCAGGCTACACCAAGCAAATCCAAGAATCCCTTGAAAGTGACAGAAGCGACATAAAGTCGTTGgatgaattattttctaaaggaGCTGATGCAGAAGATTTaaccagcagcagcttgaaAC ACGTCAGACTGAATATCCTGAGCCTTGATGATTTGGCACCAGATCCATCCAGTAAGGCAGCAGAATTAAAGCAGAAA GGAAAGGACATTTGGTTTACTCGAGAATCaaacaaatacatgaaaaaagaTGCATTGCTGGTGGAAGAGGACCAGCCCGCTCTTAAAATGACCAGTGCAGTGACTGTTGTGAGTGATTCTTCCGGAGAGGAAGTTGAAAAATGCATCTCTGAAGCTGAAATCTGTGAACATTTAAGTGGAGTTTCCTCAGATTTTCCTCCACGCAAACAGGATTATCTTAATCAGAATGAGAGAACTCTTAATTTTGAATATTCTGAAGACTTTGAAAGGTCTCTGTCTACAACAGACCGGGAATTTGTAGAGGGGCATTCTGAGAGCTGCTCGCGTTCTGGAGTATGCCCGTCTTCAGCGTCATCCTCGTGGGCTACCCAAGAGCAGCACAACCGGAGGCACCAAGTGACCGTCACAGAAACTGCGGTTCAGACAATAGAGCCTCCATTCACCTACTGCTGGGCGAAGG CAAATCCCTCTGCAGTGCTCACCCCATCTGTTGGAACCAGCTACATCGATCCAGTACCAATTGCCAGTCACGTGATCAGCATGGATGCAGTAGAAG CCCTGACCGCATACAGCCCCTCAGTTCTCGTTTTACATGCCCTGTGCAAGCAGCACGTGATGCTGACCCAGCAGTTTGTTGAGAATGTTCACCACCTTCACACATCCCTCGTGGAGTCATTAGAGCATGAGAAGTTCCACTACCATACCCTGGAAGAGGCTAAAGAG tacaTCAAGAATCACAAATCCCCACCTCTAACAATTGAGCAAGCGCTTGAAGAAATTCGGAGAGCCCAGGAGAAGTAA